The Tubulanus polymorphus chromosome 1, tnTubPoly1.2, whole genome shotgun sequence genome contains a region encoding:
- the LOC141911151 gene encoding synaptojanin-2-binding protein-like — translation METNVVNIKLERGEEGLGFNIRGGKDAPYILDDPGIFITKIRENGAAAVDNTVNEGDQILEVNGVDVRDVTHCEAVNLFLTAGQTVQLLVKQNAEAAILAAALSKSIMSPLKNGKIAHNDETTDETHSGPYIPPPPPQPSSSSSVILLATGIAVLCVGLYLGYRRFRR, via the exons GAACGAGGTGAAGAAG GCCTAGGGTTCAATATCAGAGGTGGGAAAGATGCTCCGTACATCCTCGACGATCCTGGAATTTTCATCACGAAAATACGGGAAAACGGAGCTGCGGCAGTCGATAACACTGTCAACGAAGGAGATCAAATTCTAGAG GTAAACGGTGTAGATGTACGGGATGTGACGCACTGCGAAGCCGTGAATTTGTTTTTGACCGCCGGCCAAACCGTTCAATTACTAGTTAAACAAAATGCTGAAGCAGCTATACTG GCAGCAGCACTGAGCAAGAGCATAATGTCaccattgaaaaatggcaagaTTGCGCATAATGACGAGACGACTGATGAAACGCATTCTGGCCCATATattcctcctcctcctcctcaaccatcgtcgtcatcatcgGTCATATTACTAGCCACTGGTATTGCTGTATTATGTGTAGGACTGTATCTAGGATACAGACGATTCCGAAGGTGA
- the LOC141914972 gene encoding uncharacterized protein C19orf47 homolog has protein sequence MAVSSPGITTSQWIRFFTDSGIPASDAASYAIIFTDNRIQKDMLMDLNKEYLNDMGIKMMGDVIAILRHAKTVFSQDQRDKVLNAKTNSPSSTPRRSTPASRIIDHYIGKDNSASPLNEPPGSKLSKELAARLGPSERSSPVSSNQMKKRRSVQPDEDGTTVSVPSLDTTPSVFSRLGDEASPKITVAGVTSSSSPGSVFNRLGKAVKRPASSTSETAQLSYAGVLKQATVSPTKKPKINRAKLKITVASPAAEMRKTSTTPMVHTQGCLAMDSQALPVKLKDRLGAGKVIASATSTTELSKLKVTKVNTKVKNAQKQKDLKIVQQRKSQKTEVSSSDDVKSVFDRLGKKT, from the exons ATGGCTGTTTCATCACCGG GAATTACGACGTCCCAGTGGATTCGATTTTTTACCGATTCGGGAATTCCGGCCAGTGACGCGGCCAGTTACGCGATCATATTCACCGATAACCGCATTCAGAAAGACATGCTGATGGATCTCAATAAAGAATACCTAAACGATATGGGAATAAAGATGATGGGAGACGTCATCGCCATTCTCAGACACGCGAAAACCGTCTTTTCTCAG GATCAACGTGACAAAGTACTTAACGCCAAGACAAATTCACCCTCTTCAACCCCGCGTAGGTCAACTC CTGCCAGCAGAATTATCGATCACTACATCGGGAAAGACAACAGTGCATCTCCGCTGAACGAACCGCCCGGGTCAAAGTTATCGAAAGAATTGGCAGCACGTCTTGGACCATCTGAAAGATCGTCTCCTG TTTCATCAAATCAGATGAAGAAACGTAGAAGCGTTCAGCCAGATGAAGACGGAACGACAG TGAGTGTGCCGAGTTTGGATACAACGCCTTCCGTGTTCTCGAGATTAGGTGATGAAGCTAGCCCAAAGATTACAGTTGCGGGAGTAACATCTTCCTCATCACCG GGTTctgttttcaatagattggggAAAGCTGTCAAACGGCCAGCTTCTTCAACATCAGAGACGGCACAGCTCAGTTATGCTGGAGTTCTCAAACAGGCTACTGTCTCGCCTACTAAGAAACCGAAAATAAATCGAGCTAAATTAAAAA TTACCGTAGCTTCTCCAGCtgctgaaatgagaaaaactTCCACTACACCAATGGTTCATACTCAAGGCTGTCTAGCTATGGATTCTCAAGCCCTACCGGTCAAACTGAAAGATCGTCTCGGTGCGGGGAAAGTCATCGCTTCGGCGACGTCGACTACAGAATTATCAAAACTAAAGGTCACCAAAGTGAATACCAAAGTGAAGAATGCTCAGAAACAAAAAg atCTAAAGATTGTCCAACAACGAAAGTCGCAGAAAACGGAAGTTTCTTCAAGCGACGATGTCAAATCCGTCTTCGATCGTTTAGGAAAGAAAACGTGA
- the LOC141914971 gene encoding uncharacterized protein LOC141914971 isoform X1 has product MVYKDLRTRNNDNRVHFPEFSTSKSSTLEVIPEENSPAHFPMLNKTGFNHFTRKRHVSIIENMKTQISEAWMTSGEEAVNGRNIKSPSPKQVYKELQKFNIRPKSVPPHHFQQNLYEGSTKASRPHSAYPRAYHSPSDCERVFQVEHEPTRRQAFENHFPIKRQKSPQAWQKRAESPMVTFQEMPGYTISKNKEKIAMKINMEQFFNPPPKEVKIRNRMMNPASEALIAQLQQQVNDLSLYLEEERMTNKELTKKAEEALNNKVEEMKQQHTEEVSSLRESHASEVQQMKSDHEKQLAFQHNESEAVISKMRGEIGFLQGAFETYKSNLHQESTDRWKKLEKDLIQKQTLEMENAQMELMSRIAKERNNEKTQLIKEHSKTVETMEKEHKKEIDKLHRKFADATEDAAKLISVTAELENIKKDHTTLKTQYDSACSQLASLTRDLTDTKIRVLEFEQNFNVKVQQVDDKYHQKIESLMSQNAELRRLYRQKCEKLYDERHVNDKKLMARCQSAKDTMQRLIETRNRAQISVAAEDPNLSLQDKKAKHRPESAPITRAETREAKRAAGQLKDTAINPNFHAKGDFL; this is encoded by the exons ATGGTATACAAAGACTTACGAACtagaaataatgataacagAGTTCACTTTCCTGAGTTTTCGACGAGTAAATCGAGCACTTTAGAGGTTATTCCTGAGGAGAATAGTCCGGCTCATTTTCCTATGCTGAATAAAACTGGATTTAATCATTTCACAAGAAAAA GGCATGTCAgtatcattgaaaatatgaaaactcAAATCAGCGAAGCCTGGATGACCAGCGGAGAGGAAGCCGTCAATGGGCGCAACATCAAATCTCCTTCTCCTAAACAAGTTTATAAGGAATTACAAAAGTTTAACATTAGACCAAA gtcGGTCCCTCCACATCATTTCCAGCAGAATTTATATGAAGGGTCAACAAAAGCATCGCGCCCACATTCAGCCTATCCCAGAGCGTATCACTCGCCATCAGA TTGTGAGAGGGTTTTTCAAGTGGAACATGAGCCAACAAGACGACAAGCATTTGAAAATCACTTTCCAATCAAGAGGCAGAAATCACCACAAGCGTGGCAAAAACGTGCTGAG tCTCCGATGGTTACATTCCAAGAAATGCCAGGGTACactatttcaaaaaataaagaaaaaatagccATGAAAATCAACATGGAACAGTTTTTTAATCCTCCGCCGAAAGAAGTTAAAATAAG aaATCGAATGATGAATCCGGCATCTGAAGCACTGATAGCTCAGCTACAGCAGCAAGTTAATGATTTGTCTTTGTATCTTGAAGAAGAACGCATGACGAACAAGGAACTGACAAAAAAG GCGGAAGAAGCATTGAACAATAAAGTTGAAGAAATGAAACAGCAACATACAGAGGAAGTCAG TTCACTAAGGGAAAGTCACGCTAGCGAAGTTCAGCAAATGAAAAGTGACCACGAAAAACAATTGGCATTTCAACACAATGAAAGTGAAGCAGTTATAT CAAAAATGAGAGGAGAAATCGGGTTTCTACAGGGAGcatttgaaacatataaaagtaatcTCCATCAGGAATCGACTGACCGATGGAAAAAACTCGAGAAAGATTTGATCCAGAAACAAACGTTAGAAATGGAGAACGCGCAAATGGAATTGA TGTCTCGTATCGCGAAAGAAAGGAATAATGAAAAAACCCAGCTGATTAAAGAACACTCGAAAACTGTCGAAACGATGGAAAAGGAACACAAGAAAGAAATCGAT AAATTACATCGTAAATTCGCTGATGCGACCGAAGATGCAGCAAAATTAATCAGTGTAACTGCTGAACTTGAG AATATTAAGAAGGACCACACAACCTTAAAAACTCAGTATGACAGTGCTTGCTCACAGTTAGCCTCTCTGACAAGGGATCTAACCGATACT AAAATCCGAGTTTTAGAATTCGAACAGAATTTTAATGTCAAAGTTCAACAAGTAGATGACAAATACCACCAGAAAATAGAATCTTTGATGAGCCAAAATGCAGAGTTAAG ACGACTTTATAGgcaaaaatgtgaaaaactCTATGACGAAAGACatgtaaatgataaaaaaCTGATGGCTAGATGTCAAAGTGCTAAAGATACAATGCAG CGTTTGATTGAAACTCGAAACAGGGCACAAATCAGTGTGGCAGCGGAGGATCCGAATTTGTCACTGCAAGATAAAAAAGCCAAACATCGACCGGAGAGTGCCCCGATTACGAGAGCAGAAACACGTGAAGCTAAACGAGCTGCTGGACAGTTGAAGGACACCGCAATTAATCCAAATTTTCATGCGAAAGGGGATTTCTTATGA
- the LOC141914971 gene encoding uncharacterized protein LOC141914971 isoform X2 has translation MKTQISEAWMTSGEEAVNGRNIKSPSPKQVYKELQKFNIRPKSVPPHHFQQNLYEGSTKASRPHSAYPRAYHSPSDCERVFQVEHEPTRRQAFENHFPIKRQKSPQAWQKRAESPMVTFQEMPGYTISKNKEKIAMKINMEQFFNPPPKEVKIRNRMMNPASEALIAQLQQQVNDLSLYLEEERMTNKELTKKAEEALNNKVEEMKQQHTEEVSSLRESHASEVQQMKSDHEKQLAFQHNESEAVISKMRGEIGFLQGAFETYKSNLHQESTDRWKKLEKDLIQKQTLEMENAQMELMSRIAKERNNEKTQLIKEHSKTVETMEKEHKKEIDKLHRKFADATEDAAKLISVTAELENIKKDHTTLKTQYDSACSQLASLTRDLTDTKIRVLEFEQNFNVKVQQVDDKYHQKIESLMSQNAELRRLYRQKCEKLYDERHVNDKKLMARCQSAKDTMQRLIETRNRAQISVAAEDPNLSLQDKKAKHRPESAPITRAETREAKRAAGQLKDTAINPNFHAKGDFL, from the exons atgaaaactcAAATCAGCGAAGCCTGGATGACCAGCGGAGAGGAAGCCGTCAATGGGCGCAACATCAAATCTCCTTCTCCTAAACAAGTTTATAAGGAATTACAAAAGTTTAACATTAGACCAAA gtcGGTCCCTCCACATCATTTCCAGCAGAATTTATATGAAGGGTCAACAAAAGCATCGCGCCCACATTCAGCCTATCCCAGAGCGTATCACTCGCCATCAGA TTGTGAGAGGGTTTTTCAAGTGGAACATGAGCCAACAAGACGACAAGCATTTGAAAATCACTTTCCAATCAAGAGGCAGAAATCACCACAAGCGTGGCAAAAACGTGCTGAG tCTCCGATGGTTACATTCCAAGAAATGCCAGGGTACactatttcaaaaaataaagaaaaaatagccATGAAAATCAACATGGAACAGTTTTTTAATCCTCCGCCGAAAGAAGTTAAAATAAG aaATCGAATGATGAATCCGGCATCTGAAGCACTGATAGCTCAGCTACAGCAGCAAGTTAATGATTTGTCTTTGTATCTTGAAGAAGAACGCATGACGAACAAGGAACTGACAAAAAAG GCGGAAGAAGCATTGAACAATAAAGTTGAAGAAATGAAACAGCAACATACAGAGGAAGTCAG TTCACTAAGGGAAAGTCACGCTAGCGAAGTTCAGCAAATGAAAAGTGACCACGAAAAACAATTGGCATTTCAACACAATGAAAGTGAAGCAGTTATAT CAAAAATGAGAGGAGAAATCGGGTTTCTACAGGGAGcatttgaaacatataaaagtaatcTCCATCAGGAATCGACTGACCGATGGAAAAAACTCGAGAAAGATTTGATCCAGAAACAAACGTTAGAAATGGAGAACGCGCAAATGGAATTGA TGTCTCGTATCGCGAAAGAAAGGAATAATGAAAAAACCCAGCTGATTAAAGAACACTCGAAAACTGTCGAAACGATGGAAAAGGAACACAAGAAAGAAATCGAT AAATTACATCGTAAATTCGCTGATGCGACCGAAGATGCAGCAAAATTAATCAGTGTAACTGCTGAACTTGAG AATATTAAGAAGGACCACACAACCTTAAAAACTCAGTATGACAGTGCTTGCTCACAGTTAGCCTCTCTGACAAGGGATCTAACCGATACT AAAATCCGAGTTTTAGAATTCGAACAGAATTTTAATGTCAAAGTTCAACAAGTAGATGACAAATACCACCAGAAAATAGAATCTTTGATGAGCCAAAATGCAGAGTTAAG ACGACTTTATAGgcaaaaatgtgaaaaactCTATGACGAAAGACatgtaaatgataaaaaaCTGATGGCTAGATGTCAAAGTGCTAAAGATACAATGCAG CGTTTGATTGAAACTCGAAACAGGGCACAAATCAGTGTGGCAGCGGAGGATCCGAATTTGTCACTGCAAGATAAAAAAGCCAAACATCGACCGGAGAGTGCCCCGATTACGAGAGCAGAAACACGTGAAGCTAAACGAGCTGCTGGACAGTTGAAGGACACCGCAATTAATCCAAATTTTCATGCGAAAGGGGATTTCTTATGA